One genomic window of Chitinophagaceae bacterium includes the following:
- a CDS encoding sulfotransferase translates to MKSELQYQPFVILGTARTGTTMLWSYLNSHPEILCLRGVYGSTNKINFGKFYEELPEEYRSEELVTFRNQKPIEFLEKYVYKKYAKPLRAVGFKYFYDHNRHLADKNELIDYFKENSDIKFIHLKRDNLLATLFSYKRALAQQQWTTANPNFHTTISVKECSEYFQMIISNQKQFNELFSRQTIQVSYDNLLLQTEQTIQEILKHIGVKKFNLKTETKKNTEIKLIECITNYTELKNRFINTCYAKYFNE, encoded by the coding sequence GTGAAATCGGAACTACAATATCAGCCTTTTGTAATTCTTGGAACGGCAAGAACAGGTACAACCATGCTATGGAGTTATTTAAACTCCCACCCAGAAATACTTTGTCTAAGAGGTGTTTACGGTTCAACTAATAAAATTAACTTTGGAAAATTCTACGAAGAATTACCGGAAGAATATCGCTCTGAGGAATTGGTAACATTTCGAAACCAAAAACCAATTGAGTTTCTTGAAAAATATGTGTATAAGAAATATGCTAAACCATTGAGAGCAGTTGGCTTTAAATACTTCTATGACCATAATCGACATTTAGCAGACAAGAATGAACTTATTGATTATTTCAAGGAAAATTCAGATATAAAATTCATTCATCTAAAACGAGATAACCTCTTGGCGACATTATTTTCATACAAACGAGCTTTAGCACAACAACAATGGACGACAGCCAACCCCAACTTTCATACAACAATATCTGTTAAGGAGTGCAGCGAATACTTTCAAATGATTATTTCAAATCAAAAGCAATTTAACGAATTATTTTCAAGGCAAACAATACAAGTAAGTTATGACAACTTACTACTCCAAACAGAGCAAACAATACAAGAGATTCTAAAACATATCGGAGTTAAAAAATTTAATCTAAAAACTGAAACCAAAAAAAATACAGAGATAAAACTCATTGAATGTATTACAAATTATACTGAACTTAAGAATCGATTTATCAATACTTGTTATGCAAAGTACTTTAATGAATAA
- a CDS encoding DUF1152 domain-containing protein: protein MLKKLMNKYEMPKFSISDVKGDNIFVLGIGGGSDVIGAYGFASTIQKLNPKAIINYGLCVSRKENYLGFKKINFSLYQHDNLQKSINNFHTSLELIQKMAEFNTDLPSPFLISRLPKYEKVSNKYHLTDFYLNLQSEFSNALNHINPDLIIAIDMGGDSLTCGIEDENSFDRSGLRILKRIGKPFIYIVFGVGCDGESTTDMIVTALEKEHEAKALFGEFNLNDIVDLTRSMSKSILKDDRTPNIIANAISSYQNSGDRMIVIPRHRKPQIPLSWITKGVAFDGLKLSIE, encoded by the coding sequence ATGCTAAAAAAGTTAATGAATAAGTACGAAATGCCAAAATTCAGTATTTCTGATGTAAAAGGGGATAATATTTTTGTATTAGGAATCGGAGGAGGCAGTGATGTGATTGGAGCCTATGGCTTTGCTTCAACAATCCAAAAATTAAACCCCAAAGCTATTATAAATTATGGTCTTTGTGTATCAAGAAAAGAGAATTATTTAGGTTTCAAAAAGATAAATTTTAGCTTGTATCAACATGATAATCTTCAAAAATCCATTAATAATTTTCACACATCATTAGAGTTAATTCAAAAAATGGCTGAATTTAATACGGATTTACCAAGTCCTTTTCTAATTTCTCGCTTACCTAAATACGAGAAAGTTTCAAACAAGTATCATTTAACAGACTTTTATCTGAATTTACAATCTGAATTTTCTAATGCTCTAAACCACATAAATCCAGACTTGATAATTGCAATAGATATGGGAGGTGACTCATTGACTTGTGGTATTGAGGATGAAAACAGTTTTGATAGAAGTGGCTTAAGAATACTAAAACGAATTGGCAAACCATTTATCTACATTGTCTTCGGTGTAGGGTGTGATGGAGAAAGTACAACAGATATGATTGTAACTGCTTTGGAAAAAGAACACGAAGCAAAAGCATTGTTTGGTGAATTCAATTTGAATGATATAGTAGATTTAACAAGATCAATGAGTAAATCTATTCTTAAAGACGATAGGACACCAAATATAATTGCTAATGCAATATCATCTTACCAAAATTCAGGGGATAGAATGATAGTTATCCCTCGCCATAGAAAACCTCAAATTCCATTAAGTTGGATAACTAAGGGTGTTGCTTTTGACGGATTAAAATTGTCTATAGAATAG
- a CDS encoding glycosyltransferase produces MRITAVIITCNRLELLPRALNSVKEQSRRPDYVYVVSNSTEENFCKEQKICTLLGFNLFRNYRTNNYAGALNTSIEEIVKQQGISDDIYFASLDDDDEWLPDYLSEIENSNTDNFDLIAASYLRNSSDENLLMVLPNTISEKDFLKGNPGIGGSNTFIRLKTLLKAGCFDEALHSSVDRDFFVRVFQQNPKYKIIQKLLVTAYTDKNRERLTTNREKKIKSLQIFFYKYQHLMNNVEKEQFFDRAKNYFGIEVFEIDIPQQTSPSIKKIDLEFKNKGDYQFVIGFIAGDKIIAERIARQIVEKQIPIDLVLIIEDVPKVEKLKTIEQVFTEHSIPFKIIRDNEWKQNLKSGYYGAYYQQYSDINSIPLGRTILHHHLFTETKDFDNPVFWIVDDDITFRSVISSTSNIENVDVFNIINENLENTAALIGGMSNDPPVPTLCCIRSQLVDFYHSIVAKGEKQQDGFSLREKPDYYYDLSDLHSDHLEIPIYHSSITANDLMQIFSGKSLSRPSLQKEVKTIKKTITRRGANTLVFNRELLQYYPVINLEVNNKHARRGDLVWALLNQVVSGRTIFEHTFSLEHNRPITDFNFSKELDKAAYDIIGYAFSKAILKSIETIKNETDPHRPKDIFDKILHEDFYNLFLTSYSHFLNKRKARFLMNYYRIAGITKLITEYQNVAKEVYNQLADESKLLSFEKTLHEASKEETLKTFFKELTTAIWSYSKSITEITENEDVYRKHLEQYFELNRPLRKLGSGAEGIVFTDNKFVYKCFFNILDNEWNFLKSKAECFRKSDLLENIECLEANDFRFIRYRYHNFRPLEKITLAELTNFLKFCKQNEFVFTNIKPENFIQTSSGKVKLIDYGKSFEPFNQNKFVNTIKRAFLLLKNPKMEDKDFQKLTSRINIEEEPNEIRGWENLKRAVEPRKKEEILDIEIISILKEYNPEKVLDYGSGKCKTSKQIETETKAKVFVYDINETVLKTRCEDFHRYFPNDRSFYNSFDFALLNLVLCEVDNDTVKGILADISKSLNANGKLVVSVCNPDFVHIYKTEFQNRNSIPQTKLNEEVITKTCSYTGNKKVEYHRPTEMYLELFSKNGFRLVKAIDTNGVNIETYEPASDFKIFILKKKTYAKKVNE; encoded by the coding sequence ATGAGAATAACAGCAGTCATAATAACCTGTAATCGCTTGGAATTGCTGCCGAGAGCTTTGAACTCTGTAAAAGAACAAAGTCGCAGACCTGACTATGTATATGTAGTATCAAATTCAACAGAAGAAAATTTTTGTAAAGAACAAAAAATATGCACCCTTCTTGGCTTTAACTTATTCAGGAATTACAGAACCAATAATTATGCAGGAGCATTAAATACCAGCATTGAGGAAATCGTAAAACAGCAAGGCATTTCAGATGATATTTATTTTGCTTCGCTTGATGATGACGATGAATGGCTACCCGACTACTTGAGTGAAATTGAAAACAGTAATACTGACAATTTTGATTTAATCGCAGCAAGCTATTTACGAAATAGCAGCGATGAAAACTTGCTAATGGTATTGCCAAACACGATATCCGAAAAAGATTTTCTAAAAGGAAATCCCGGTATTGGCGGTTCAAACACGTTCATCAGGTTGAAAACACTTTTAAAAGCAGGCTGTTTTGATGAAGCACTGCACTCATCCGTTGACAGAGATTTTTTTGTTCGTGTTTTTCAACAAAACCCAAAGTACAAAATCATTCAAAAGCTCCTTGTAACAGCATACACCGACAAGAATAGAGAACGGCTTACAACAAACCGGGAAAAGAAAATTAAAAGTTTACAGATTTTCTTTTACAAGTATCAGCATTTGATGAATAATGTTGAAAAAGAGCAGTTTTTTGATAGAGCCAAAAATTATTTCGGAATAGAGGTGTTTGAAATTGATATTCCACAACAGACATCACCGTCAATCAAGAAAATAGATTTAGAATTTAAAAATAAAGGCGATTATCAGTTTGTAATTGGTTTCATTGCAGGTGATAAAATCATTGCCGAAAGGATTGCCAGGCAAATAGTTGAAAAGCAAATTCCTATTGATTTGGTCTTGATAATCGAAGATGTCCCAAAAGTAGAAAAGTTAAAAACTATTGAACAGGTTTTTACAGAACATTCAATTCCTTTTAAGATTATCAGGGATAATGAATGGAAACAGAATTTAAAATCAGGTTACTACGGAGCATATTATCAGCAGTATTCAGATATAAATTCAATACCTTTAGGCAGGACAATTTTACATCACCATCTTTTCACAGAAACAAAGGACTTTGACAATCCAGTATTTTGGATAGTTGATGATGACATCACATTTAGGTCAGTAATTAGTTCCACCTCTAACATCGAGAATGTTGATGTTTTTAACATCATCAATGAAAATTTAGAAAACACAGCGGCATTGATTGGTGGAATGAGCAACGACCCGCCCGTTCCAACGCTTTGTTGCATTAGATCGCAATTAGTGGACTTTTATCATAGTATTGTTGCAAAAGGAGAAAAGCAGCAAGACGGATTTTCTTTAAGAGAAAAGCCCGATTATTACTACGATTTATCAGACCTGCATAGCGACCACTTGGAAATTCCTATATATCATTCCTCAATTACTGCCAATGATTTAATGCAAATATTTTCAGGCAAATCACTTTCAAGACCTTCACTACAAAAAGAAGTAAAAACTATAAAAAAGACGATAACTCGCAGAGGGGCGAATACTTTAGTATTTAACCGTGAATTGCTGCAGTACTATCCTGTTATTAATTTGGAAGTAAACAACAAACACGCTAGACGTGGTGATTTAGTTTGGGCTTTGCTCAATCAAGTGGTTTCAGGAAGAACAATTTTTGAACACACATTTTCACTTGAACACAACCGACCGATTACAGACTTTAATTTTTCAAAAGAACTTGATAAAGCAGCTTATGATATTATTGGATACGCATTTTCAAAAGCAATTTTGAAATCTATTGAAACTATTAAAAACGAAACAGATCCGCACCGTCCAAAAGATATTTTTGATAAAATTTTGCATGAAGATTTTTACAATCTTTTTTTAACTTCTTATTCCCATTTCCTTAATAAAAGGAAAGCAAGATTTTTAATGAACTACTACCGGATTGCAGGTATAACAAAATTAATTACCGAATATCAAAATGTCGCCAAAGAAGTTTACAATCAACTGGCAGATGAAAGCAAACTTCTTTCGTTTGAGAAAACACTTCATGAAGCATCAAAGGAAGAAACGCTCAAAACTTTTTTCAAAGAACTAACAACAGCCATTTGGAGTTACAGCAAGTCCATTACAGAGATAACAGAGAACGAAGATGTTTACAGAAAGCATTTAGAACAATATTTTGAATTGAACAGGCCACTGCGGAAATTGGGAAGCGGTGCAGAAGGAATTGTTTTTACTGATAACAAATTCGTTTACAAATGCTTCTTCAATATTCTCGACAACGAATGGAATTTTCTCAAATCAAAAGCCGAATGTTTTAGGAAAAGTGATTTATTGGAAAATATTGAATGTTTGGAAGCAAATGATTTCCGCTTCATTCGTTATCGGTATCACAATTTCCGGCCATTGGAAAAAATCACGCTGGCAGAACTCACCAACTTTCTAAAATTCTGCAAACAGAATGAATTTGTTTTTACCAACATCAAGCCCGAAAATTTTATACAAACCAGTTCGGGAAAAGTAAAATTGATTGACTACGGAAAATCATTTGAGCCGTTCAATCAAAATAAGTTTGTTAATACCATTAAAAGGGCTTTTCTTCTTTTGAAAAATCCTAAAATGGAAGATAAAGATTTTCAGAAACTCACCTCAAGAATAAATATAGAAGAAGAACCAAATGAAATTCGAGGTTGGGAAAACTTAAAGAGAGCAGTTGAGCCAAGAAAAAAGGAAGAAATCTTAGACATTGAAATTATTTCAATTCTAAAAGAATATAACCCTGAAAAAGTTTTGGATTATGGTTCAGGAAAATGCAAAACTAGCAAGCAAATTGAAACAGAAACCAAAGCAAAAGTTTTTGTTTATGACATCAACGAAACTGTTCTAAAAACAAGGTGCGAAGATTTTCATCGCTATTTTCCAAATGATAGAAGTTTTTATAACTCTTTTGATTTTGCTTTGCTTAATCTTGTTTTATGCGAAGTAGATAATGATACAGTGAAGGGAATTTTGGCTGATATCTCAAAATCATTAAATGCAAATGGCAAACTTGTAGTTTCAGTTTGCAACCCTGATTTTGTGCACATTTATAAAACTGAATTTCAGAACAGAAATTCAATTCCTCAAACAAAATTAAACGAAGAAGTGATTACAAAAACCTGCAGCTACACAGGGAATAAAAAGGTTGAGTATCATAGACCAACAGAAATGTATCTTGAATTATTCTCGAAAAACGGCTTTAGACTGGTTAAAGCGATTGATACTAATGGTGTAAACATTGAAACATATGAACCTGCTTCAGATTTTAAAATTTTCATTCTAAAAAAGAAGACCTATGCTAAAAAAGTTAATGAATAA